A single region of the Streptomyces sp. NBC_00425 genome encodes:
- a CDS encoding SpoIIE family protein phosphatase: protein MTTGLIPGGQTPDPGSSGTRPPHQRGDLSGREALHVDDRPRSSVITARAAASFEPVGRSVATARAFVRDTLQGWGFADIIDDAVVLTSELVTNAVVHAGTHADVLCLRSDGGVRIEVADRYPEREIPLQGSPATMGSPDREGGRGLQLCAAIAARWGVEYTPTHKQVWFQLDLPDRPVGTRAAGPSLPADLLPLADSRVRVAVVQIDRVGAVSAWNEDAEELFGYPADQVTGKPLTDLAAWPHTPGTSTGLAEALQLSRWEGSYGIRGADGRVTPVYASHLRVRDTDGEPSTVCLLVRDHERAVLQTPSRVPSADSTTSADGQSTDPFEVFIGSPAPDDLDGLLQRTVERARDMLDGDSAFLLLATDDETELEVRASTGLPSARQRFARVPVEAGPGRYGSARMPAVHEDLLAVPGAVPLLNGTGMRSVVTVPLKVEGRLTGSLGVAAEAQGRYSNEEALRLQFAADRIALAVESARLGELERLRRGSLSFLVEASDLLAGTLDRDQTLALMAQMTVPTLATWCAVYTIADQASDPYLSYVLHEDEELIDGIKSLLSKITPPDPVPTPGARVWAAPAAAAHDAALRSSMRSLGLTGGPTHQVASGIGPTLATASAVGGETVVLPLVARNRVIGMLTLGKPTDEHFRQEILELAEDLSRRAALALDNARLYSERTAISQALQRSLLPPETPKIDGVEVEVIYRAAGEGNEVGGDFYDVFPISEGVYGFAIGDVCGTGPNAAAVTGLARHALRLLAREGLSGPAVLERLNSAILDEGARSRFLTLLYGEMRPHEDGSAELKVVCAGHPLPLRLRQDGTVEPAAEPQPLLGVMEDLELYEQTVTLDPGDVLLCVTDGVTERREGTRMLGDDGLADVLTTCTGLTAGAVAARIMRAVERFASDAPSDDMAILAMRVA, encoded by the coding sequence ATGACCACCGGACTGATCCCGGGGGGACAGACCCCGGACCCCGGGTCCTCAGGCACGCGTCCGCCCCACCAGCGAGGCGACCTGTCCGGCCGGGAAGCCCTGCACGTCGACGACCGGCCGAGGAGTTCTGTGATCACCGCGCGCGCGGCTGCCAGCTTCGAGCCCGTGGGGCGATCCGTGGCGACCGCCCGCGCCTTCGTCCGCGACACCCTCCAGGGGTGGGGCTTCGCCGACATCATTGACGACGCGGTGGTCCTCACCAGCGAACTGGTGACCAACGCGGTCGTCCACGCCGGCACCCACGCCGACGTGCTGTGTCTGCGCAGCGACGGCGGTGTCCGCATCGAGGTGGCCGACCGGTATCCGGAGCGCGAGATCCCCCTCCAGGGCTCCCCCGCGACCATGGGCAGCCCCGACCGCGAGGGCGGCCGCGGCCTCCAGCTGTGCGCGGCCATCGCCGCCCGCTGGGGCGTCGAGTACACCCCCACCCACAAACAGGTCTGGTTCCAACTCGACCTCCCCGACCGCCCGGTGGGCACCCGCGCCGCCGGCCCGTCGCTCCCCGCCGATCTCCTGCCGCTCGCCGACAGCCGGGTACGTGTCGCCGTCGTCCAGATCGACCGCGTGGGAGCCGTCTCCGCCTGGAACGAGGACGCCGAGGAACTCTTCGGCTACCCCGCGGACCAGGTCACCGGCAAGCCCCTCACCGACCTCGCCGCCTGGCCGCACACCCCGGGAACCAGCACCGGCCTCGCCGAAGCACTCCAGCTCTCCCGCTGGGAGGGCAGTTACGGCATCCGAGGTGCGGACGGCCGGGTCACCCCGGTCTACGCCTCCCACCTGCGCGTTCGCGACACCGACGGCGAGCCCTCCACGGTCTGCCTCCTCGTCCGCGACCACGAACGCGCCGTCCTGCAGACCCCTTCGCGCGTCCCGTCCGCGGACAGCACCACCTCAGCCGACGGCCAGAGCACCGACCCGTTCGAGGTGTTCATCGGCTCGCCGGCCCCCGACGACCTCGACGGTCTCCTCCAGCGCACGGTCGAACGCGCCCGTGACATGCTCGACGGCGACTCCGCGTTCCTCCTCCTGGCCACCGACGACGAGACCGAGCTGGAGGTCCGCGCCTCCACGGGTCTGCCCTCCGCACGCCAGCGCTTCGCGCGCGTGCCCGTCGAGGCCGGCCCGGGCCGCTACGGCTCGGCCCGGATGCCGGCCGTCCACGAGGACCTCCTGGCCGTCCCCGGCGCGGTCCCCCTGCTGAACGGCACGGGCATGCGTTCGGTCGTCACGGTCCCGCTGAAGGTCGAGGGCCGCCTGACCGGCTCTCTCGGCGTGGCCGCCGAGGCTCAGGGCCGCTACTCCAACGAGGAGGCCCTACGCCTCCAGTTCGCGGCCGACCGCATCGCGCTGGCCGTCGAGTCGGCTCGTCTCGGCGAGCTGGAGCGCCTGCGCCGGGGCTCCCTCAGCTTCCTCGTCGAAGCCTCCGACCTCCTCGCCGGCACTCTGGACCGCGACCAGACCCTCGCCCTGATGGCCCAGATGACCGTGCCGACGCTGGCGACCTGGTGCGCGGTCTACACGATCGCCGACCAGGCCTCCGACCCGTACCTCTCCTACGTCCTGCACGAGGACGAGGAACTGATCGACGGCATCAAGTCGCTGCTCTCGAAGATCACCCCGCCCGACCCGGTCCCCACGCCCGGCGCCCGGGTGTGGGCGGCCCCCGCCGCGGCCGCGCACGACGCGGCACTGCGCAGTTCCATGCGCAGCCTCGGTCTCACCGGCGGCCCGACCCATCAGGTGGCCTCGGGCATCGGCCCCACCCTGGCCACGGCGTCCGCCGTCGGCGGCGAGACCGTCGTCCTCCCCCTGGTAGCCCGCAACCGCGTCATCGGCATGCTGACCCTCGGCAAGCCCACGGACGAGCACTTCCGCCAGGAGATCCTGGAACTGGCCGAGGACCTGAGCCGCCGAGCGGCCCTCGCCCTCGACAACGCCCGCCTGTACTCGGAGCGCACGGCCATCAGCCAGGCCCTCCAGCGCAGCCTGCTCCCTCCGGAGACCCCCAAGATCGACGGCGTCGAGGTCGAGGTCATCTACCGGGCCGCCGGAGAGGGCAACGAGGTGGGAGGCGACTTCTACGACGTCTTCCCCATCAGTGAGGGCGTCTACGGCTTCGCCATCGGCGACGTCTGCGGCACGGGCCCTAACGCGGCGGCGGTCACCGGCCTCGCCCGGCATGCCCTTCGCCTGCTGGCCAGGGAAGGCCTCAGCGGACCGGCGGTCCTCGAGCGTCTCAACTCCGCCATCCTCGACGAGGGCGCCCGCAGCCGCTTCCTGACCCTCCTCTACGGCGAGATGCGCCCGCACGAGGACGGCAGCGCGGAGCTGAAGGTCGTCTGCGCGGGCCACCCGCTTCCCCTCCGGCTGCGTCAGGACGGCACGGTAGAGCCGGCCGCCGAACCCCAGCCGCTGCTGGGCGTCATGGAGGACCTGGAGCTCTACGAGCAGACCGTCACCCTCGACCCGGGCGACGTCCTGCTCTGCGTCACCGACGGAGTCACCGAGCGCCGCGAGGGCACCCGCATGCTGGGGGACGACGGCCTCGCCGACGTCCTCACCACCTGCACGGGTCTCACCGCCGGCGCGGTCGCCGCCCGCATCATGCGCGCGGTGGAACGCTTCGCTTCCGACGCCCCGTCGGACGACATGGCGATCCTGGCCATGCGCGTGGCATAG
- the dapA gene encoding 4-hydroxy-tetrahydrodipicolinate synthase produces the protein MAPTSTPQTPFGRVLTAMVTPFTADGAIDLDGAQRLATHLVDAGNDGLIVNGTTGESPTTSDAEKSDLVRAVVEAVGDRAHVVAGVGTNDTHHSVELARTAETTGAHGLLVVTPYYNKPPQEGLYRHFTAVADATGLPVMLYDIPGRSGVPISTETLVRLAAHPRIVANKDAKGDLGRASWAIARSGLAWYSGDDMLNLPLLSVGAVGFVSVVGHLVTPELRALVEAFTAGEVQKATEIHQKLLPVYTGMFRTQGVMTTKAALALQGLPAGPLRPPMVECSPEEIEQLKIDLAAGGVQL, from the coding sequence ATGGCTCCGACCTCCACTCCGCAGACCCCCTTCGGGAGGGTCCTCACCGCCATGGTCACGCCCTTCACGGCGGACGGCGCGATCGACCTCGACGGCGCACAGCGGCTCGCCACCCACCTGGTGGACGCAGGCAACGACGGCCTGATCGTCAACGGCACCACCGGCGAGTCGCCCACCACCAGCGACGCGGAGAAATCGGATCTGGTACGAGCCGTCGTGGAGGCCGTCGGAGACCGCGCCCACGTGGTCGCCGGAGTCGGCACCAACGACACCCACCACAGCGTCGAACTGGCGAGGACGGCGGAGACGACGGGCGCACACGGCCTCCTGGTCGTCACCCCGTACTACAACAAGCCCCCGCAGGAGGGCCTGTACCGCCATTTCACGGCCGTCGCCGACGCCACCGGACTGCCGGTCATGCTCTACGACATCCCCGGCCGCAGCGGAGTCCCGATCAGCACCGAGACGCTGGTCCGCCTCGCCGCGCACCCGCGGATCGTCGCCAACAAGGACGCCAAGGGCGACCTCGGCCGGGCGAGCTGGGCCATCGCGCGCTCCGGCCTCGCCTGGTACTCCGGCGACGACATGCTGAACCTGCCGCTGCTCTCCGTGGGCGCGGTCGGCTTCGTCTCGGTGGTCGGCCACCTGGTCACCCCGGAGCTGCGCGCCCTGGTCGAGGCGTTCACCGCCGGCGAAGTCCAGAAGGCCACGGAGATCCACCAGAAGCTGCTCCCCGTCTATACGGGCATGTTCCGCACCCAGGGCGTCATGACGACGAAGGCGGCGCTCGCCCTGCAGGGCCTGCCCGCCGGACCGCTGCGCCCGCCCATGGTCGAGTGCTCGCCCGAAGAGATCGAACAGCTCAAGATCGATCTTGCCGCGGGCGGGGTACAGCTCTGA
- a CDS encoding ribonuclease J has translation MSHPHPQLAPPPQLVAGGLRVTPLGGLGEIGRNMTVFEYGGRLLIVDCGVLFPEEEQPGIDLILPDFSSIRDRLDDIEGIVLTHGHEDHIGAVPYLLREKPDIPLIGSKLTLALIEAKLQEHRIRPYTLEVAEGHRERIGPFDCEFIAVNHSIPDALAVAIRTPAGMVVHTGDFKMDQLPLDGRLTDLHAFARLSEEGIDLLLSDSTNAEVPGFVPPERDISNVLRTVFAGARKRIIVASFASHVHRIQQILDAAHEYGRRVAFVGRSMVRNMGIARDLGYLKVPPGLVVDVKTLDDLPDHEVVLVCTGSQGEPMAALSRMANRDHQIRIVPGDTVILASSLIPGNENAVYRVINGLTRWGANVIHKGNAKVHVSGHASAGELLYFYNICRPKNLMPVHGEWRHLRANAELGALTGVPHDRIVIAEDGVVVDLVEGKAKIAGKVQAGYVYVDGLSVGDVGEPALKDRKILGDEGIISVFVVVDSSTGKITGGPHIQARGSGIEDSAFSAVTPKIAEVLERSAQDGVVEPHQLQQLIRRTLGKWVSDTYRRRPMILPVVVEV, from the coding sequence TTGAGTCATCCGCATCCGCAACTCGCTCCGCCCCCGCAGCTCGTCGCAGGCGGCCTCCGGGTCACCCCGCTCGGCGGGCTCGGTGAAATCGGCCGGAACATGACGGTCTTCGAGTACGGCGGCCGCCTGCTGATCGTCGACTGCGGGGTGCTGTTCCCCGAGGAGGAGCAGCCCGGCATCGACCTGATCCTGCCGGACTTCTCGTCCATCCGGGACCGCCTCGACGACATCGAGGGCATCGTCCTCACCCATGGTCACGAGGACCACATCGGCGCCGTCCCCTATCTCCTCCGCGAGAAGCCGGACATCCCGCTCATCGGCTCCAAGCTGACCCTCGCGCTGATCGAGGCCAAGCTCCAGGAGCACCGCATCCGCCCGTACACCCTCGAGGTGGCGGAGGGACACCGTGAGCGCATCGGCCCGTTCGACTGCGAGTTCATCGCCGTCAACCACTCGATCCCGGACGCGCTCGCCGTCGCGATCCGTACGCCCGCCGGCATGGTGGTCCACACGGGCGACTTCAAGATGGACCAGCTCCCGCTGGACGGCCGGCTCACCGACCTGCACGCGTTCGCACGCCTGAGCGAGGAGGGCATCGACCTCCTTCTCTCCGACTCGACGAACGCCGAGGTCCCGGGTTTCGTGCCGCCCGAGCGGGACATCTCCAACGTCCTGCGCACGGTCTTCGCCGGAGCCCGCAAGCGGATCATCGTGGCCAGCTTCGCCAGCCACGTCCACCGCATCCAGCAGATCCTCGACGCGGCGCACGAGTACGGCCGCCGCGTCGCCTTCGTGGGCCGCTCGATGGTCCGCAACATGGGCATCGCGCGCGACCTGGGCTACCTGAAGGTCCCGCCGGGCCTCGTCGTGGACGTCAAGACCCTCGACGACCTTCCGGACCACGAGGTCGTGCTGGTGTGCACGGGGTCCCAGGGCGAACCGATGGCCGCCCTGTCCCGCATGGCCAACCGCGACCACCAGATCCGCATCGTCCCCGGCGACACGGTGATCCTGGCGTCGTCGCTCATCCCGGGCAACGAGAACGCGGTCTACCGGGTGATCAACGGTCTGACCCGCTGGGGCGCGAACGTCATCCACAAAGGCAACGCCAAGGTGCACGTCTCGGGCCACGCGTCCGCCGGCGAGCTCCTGTACTTCTACAACATCTGCCGCCCGAAGAACCTGATGCCGGTCCACGGCGAATGGCGGCACCTGCGCGCCAACGCCGAGCTGGGCGCACTGACCGGCGTCCCGCACGACCGCATCGTGATCGCGGAGGACGGCGTGGTCGTCGACCTGGTCGAGGGCAAGGCGAAGATCGCGGGCAAGGTCCAGGCGGGCTACGTGTACGTCGACGGCCTCTCGGTCGGCGACGTCGGCGAGCCGGCCCTCAAGGACCGGAAGATCCTGGGAGACGAAGGCATCATCTCGGTCTTCGTCGTCGTGGACTCGTCCACCGGCAAGATCACGGGCGGTCCCCACATCCAGGCCCGCGGCTCGGGCATCGAGGACTCGGCCTTCTCGGCCGTCACCCCGAAGATCGCCGAGGTCCTGGAACGCTCCGCGCAGGACGGCGTCGTGGAGCCCCACCAGCTGCAGCAGCTCATCCGCCGCACCTTGGGCAAGTGGGTCTCCGACACCTATCGCCGCAGGCCGATGATCCTCCCGGTCGTGGTCGAGGTCTGA
- a CDS encoding HAMP domain-containing protein: MESGAATRGTKTRAKGGQSLSRPRTPRGGTTVVDTAALNRLLVALVSMREGNFRKRLTVSGDGVMSEIAAVFNEVADRNLHLTGELSRVRRMVGREGKLTERLETGACEGSWATAVDNSNALVDDLVRPVSEVGRVLSAVAEGDLSPRMELRTQTPDGAAGQPLRGEFLKVGRTVNNLVDQLSTFTDEVTRVASEVGTEGKLGGQAQVRGMSGSWKDLTESVNTMAYRLTAQVRDIALVTTAVAKGDLSRKVTVHVEGEMLELKNTVNTMVDQLSAFSVEVTRVAREVGTEGILGGQAQVSGVDGVWKELTDSVNTMAGNLTAQVRGIAEVTTAVANGDLSQKVTVSARGEVAQLADTINQMTETLRTFADEVTRVANEVGAAGQLGGQANVPGAAGTWKDLTDSVNTVFRNLTTQVRDIAAVTTAVASGDLSQKVTVDVAGEMLELKNTVNGMVDQLSAFGAEVTRVAREIGVEGELGGQAQVSGAAGTWKDLTDSVNTAFRNLTGQVRNIAQVTTAVANGDLSQKVTVDVSGEMAQLKNTVNTMVDQLSSFADQVTRMARDVGTEGRLGGQARVDGVSGTWKELTDSVNSMAGNLTSQVRNIAQVTTAVARGDLSQKIDVDARGEILELKNTINTMVDQLSAFADQVTRVARDVGTEGRLGGQAQVPGVAGVWRDLTDSVNGMAGNLTAQVRNIAQVATAVARGDLSQKITVDARGEILELKNTLNTMVDQLSSFAQEVTRVAREVGTEGQLGGQAEVQGVSGTWKDLTQSVNFMANNLTIQVRQIADVTTAVAKGDLSKKITVDAKGEILELVTTVNTMVDQLSSFAEQVTRVAREVGTEGILGGQAYASGVTGIWKDLTDNVNLMAKNLTMQVRNISQVAAAVANGDLTRTVTIEARGEVQQLADTFNTMVKTLSSFAEQVTKVAREVGTDGILGGQAHVPGVAGTWKDLTDSVNGMASNLTGQVRNIAMVTTAIAKGDLTKKIDIDARGEILELKTTINTMVDQLSSFAEEVTRVAREVGTEGQLGGQARVRDVDGTWRDLTESVNEMAGNLTRQVRAIARVATAVTRGDLNLKIDVDASGEIQELQDYINKMIANLRDTTIANKEQDWLKGNLARVSALMQGRRDLQDVASLIMSELPPLVAAQHGAFFLAMPPADGDADLYELRMLGSYGYSMGSMPSSFRPGEALVGTAAEEKRTILVANAPSGYLKISSGLGEAPPAQVIVLPVLFEGQVLGVIELASFTPFTQIQKDFLNQLAEMIATSVNTISVNTKTEQLLKQSQELTEQLRERSAELEQRQKALQASNAELEEKAELLAQQNRDIEVKNTEIEEARQVLEERAEQLAVSMRYKSEFLANMSHELRTPLNSLLILAKLLADNADTNLTPKQVEFAETIHGAGSDLLQLINDILDLSKVEAGKMDVSPTRIALVQLVDYVEATFRPLTAEKGLDLSVRVSPELPATLHTDEQRLLQVLRNLLSNAVKFTDSGSVELVIRPAGAEVPVAIREQLLEAGSLTDADAPLIAFSVTDTGIGIAASKMRVIFEAFKQADGTTSRKYGGTGLGLSISREIAQLLGGEIHAQSETGRGSTFTLYLPLHPSELPPQGYQQIVPALEAGDLVASENGAVEPSELSETEIRMPAEVKSYQDAQNGPAALFRRRRRLVSGEQVGRPEQWPSRGQQTGTQARPGIRFGGEKVLIVDDDIRNVFALTSVLEQHGLSVLYAENGREGIEVLEQHDDVAVVLMDIMMPEMDGYATTSAIRRMPQFSGLPIIALTAKAMKGDREKAIESGASDYVTKPVDPDHLLTVMQQWMRGE, encoded by the coding sequence GTGGAGTCTGGCGCAGCGACGCGGGGCACTAAGACGCGCGCGAAAGGCGGACAGTCTCTGAGCAGGCCGCGTACACCACGTGGCGGGACCACTGTCGTGGACACGGCAGCTCTGAACCGCTTGCTCGTCGCTCTGGTGTCCATGAGGGAGGGGAACTTCCGCAAGCGGCTCACGGTCTCCGGCGACGGCGTGATGTCGGAGATCGCCGCCGTGTTCAACGAGGTGGCGGACCGCAATCTGCATCTCACGGGTGAGCTGTCGCGGGTGCGACGCATGGTGGGACGTGAGGGGAAGCTCACCGAGCGGCTGGAGACGGGCGCCTGTGAGGGGTCCTGGGCGACGGCCGTCGACAACTCGAACGCGCTGGTCGACGACCTGGTCCGCCCGGTCTCCGAGGTCGGGCGGGTGCTGTCGGCGGTCGCCGAGGGCGATCTGTCGCCGCGTATGGAGCTCAGGACGCAGACGCCGGACGGGGCGGCCGGGCAGCCGTTGCGCGGGGAGTTCCTGAAGGTCGGGCGGACCGTCAACAACCTCGTCGACCAGCTGTCGACGTTCACCGACGAGGTCACGCGCGTGGCCAGCGAGGTGGGCACCGAGGGCAAGCTGGGCGGTCAGGCCCAGGTGCGCGGTATGTCGGGTTCGTGGAAGGACCTCACGGAGTCCGTCAACACCATGGCGTACCGGCTGACGGCGCAGGTGCGGGACATCGCGCTGGTGACGACGGCGGTGGCCAAGGGTGATCTGTCACGGAAGGTGACGGTTCACGTCGAGGGCGAGATGCTCGAGCTGAAGAACACCGTCAACACGATGGTGGACCAGCTCTCCGCGTTCTCGGTCGAGGTGACGCGGGTCGCCCGCGAGGTGGGCACCGAGGGCATCCTCGGCGGCCAGGCGCAGGTGTCCGGTGTCGACGGTGTGTGGAAGGAACTCACCGATTCGGTGAACACCATGGCCGGGAACCTGACGGCCCAGGTGCGCGGGATCGCGGAGGTGACGACGGCGGTCGCCAACGGTGACCTGTCGCAGAAGGTGACGGTGTCGGCGCGCGGCGAGGTCGCACAGCTCGCCGACACGATCAACCAGATGACCGAGACGCTGCGGACCTTCGCCGACGAGGTCACGCGTGTCGCCAACGAGGTGGGTGCCGCGGGGCAGCTGGGCGGCCAGGCGAACGTGCCGGGCGCGGCCGGCACCTGGAAGGATCTGACGGACTCCGTCAACACCGTCTTCAGGAACCTCACCACCCAGGTGCGGGACATCGCGGCCGTGACGACGGCCGTGGCCAGCGGTGATCTGTCGCAGAAGGTCACGGTGGACGTGGCCGGCGAGATGCTGGAGCTGAAGAACACCGTCAACGGGATGGTCGACCAGCTGTCGGCGTTCGGCGCAGAGGTCACGCGTGTGGCGCGCGAGATCGGCGTCGAGGGCGAGCTCGGCGGTCAGGCGCAGGTGTCGGGCGCGGCCGGCACCTGGAAGGACCTGACGGACTCCGTCAACACGGCGTTCAGGAATCTCACCGGACAGGTGAGGAACATCGCGCAGGTCACCACGGCGGTGGCCAACGGAGACCTGTCGCAGAAGGTCACCGTGGACGTGTCCGGCGAGATGGCGCAGCTGAAGAACACCGTGAACACGATGGTGGACCAGCTGTCGTCGTTCGCCGACCAGGTGACGCGGATGGCCCGGGACGTGGGCACCGAGGGCCGGCTCGGCGGTCAGGCGCGGGTGGACGGCGTGTCGGGCACCTGGAAGGAGCTCACCGACTCCGTCAACTCCATGGCGGGGAACCTGACCTCGCAGGTGCGCAACATCGCGCAGGTGACGACGGCGGTGGCGCGGGGCGACCTGTCGCAGAAGATCGACGTGGACGCGCGCGGGGAGATCCTCGAGCTGAAGAACACCATCAACACGATGGTCGACCAGCTCTCCGCGTTCGCCGATCAGGTGACCCGGGTCGCGCGTGACGTGGGCACCGAGGGCCGGCTGGGCGGTCAGGCGCAGGTGCCGGGCGTGGCGGGCGTGTGGCGGGACCTGACGGACTCGGTGAACGGCATGGCCGGGAACCTCACCGCCCAGGTGCGCAACATCGCCCAGGTGGCCACGGCGGTGGCCCGCGGTGACCTCTCCCAGAAGATCACCGTGGACGCGCGCGGGGAGATCCTCGAGCTGAAGAACACCCTGAACACGATGGTCGACCAGCTGTCGTCGTTCGCCCAGGAGGTCACACGGGTGGCCCGTGAGGTGGGTACGGAGGGGCAGCTCGGCGGACAGGCCGAGGTGCAGGGCGTCTCCGGTACCTGGAAGGACCTCACGCAGTCGGTGAACTTCATGGCGAACAACCTGACCATTCAGGTGCGCCAGATCGCCGACGTCACGACCGCCGTCGCCAAGGGCGATCTGTCGAAGAAGATCACCGTCGACGCCAAGGGCGAGATCCTCGAGCTCGTCACCACCGTGAACACGATGGTCGATCAGCTGTCCTCCTTCGCGGAGCAGGTGACCCGGGTGGCCCGCGAGGTGGGCACCGAGGGAATCCTGGGCGGCCAGGCGTACGCGTCGGGCGTCACGGGCATCTGGAAGGACCTCACCGACAACGTCAACCTGATGGCCAAGAACCTGACCATGCAGGTGCGCAACATCTCCCAGGTGGCGGCGGCCGTCGCCAACGGAGACCTGACCCGTACGGTGACGATCGAGGCGCGCGGCGAGGTCCAGCAGCTCGCCGACACCTTCAACACGATGGTGAAGACGCTGAGTTCGTTCGCCGAGCAGGTCACCAAGGTGGCTCGTGAGGTGGGCACGGACGGCATCCTGGGCGGGCAGGCGCATGTGCCGGGCGTGGCGGGCACGTGGAAGGACCTCACCGACTCGGTGAACGGCATGGCGTCCAACCTGACGGGTCAGGTGCGCAACATCGCCATGGTCACGACGGCCATCGCCAAGGGTGACCTGACGAAGAAGATCGACATCGACGCGCGCGGGGAGATCCTCGAGCTGAAGACCACGATCAACACGATGGTCGACCAGCTGTCGTCGTTCGCCGAGGAGGTCACCCGCGTCGCCCGCGAGGTGGGCACCGAGGGGCAGCTGGGCGGTCAGGCACGCGTGCGTGACGTGGACGGCACCTGGCGCGACCTGACCGAGTCGGTGAACGAGATGGCCGGGAACCTGACCCGTCAGGTGCGGGCCATCGCGCGCGTGGCGACGGCGGTGACGCGCGGCGACCTGAACCTGAAGATCGACGTGGACGCGTCCGGGGAGATCCAGGAGCTCCAGGACTACATCAACAAGATGATCGCCAACCTCCGCGACACCACGATCGCCAACAAGGAGCAGGACTGGCTCAAGGGCAACCTCGCGCGCGTGTCCGCCCTGATGCAGGGCCGGCGCGACCTGCAGGACGTGGCCTCGCTGATCATGAGCGAGCTGCCGCCCCTGGTGGCCGCGCAGCACGGCGCGTTCTTCCTGGCGATGCCGCCGGCCGACGGTGACGCGGATCTGTACGAGCTGCGGATGCTGGGCTCGTACGGCTACTCGATGGGATCGATGCCGTCGTCGTTCCGGCCGGGCGAGGCGCTGGTGGGGACGGCGGCCGAGGAGAAGCGCACGATCCTCGTCGCGAACGCCCCGAGCGGCTATCTGAAGATCTCCTCGGGGCTCGGCGAGGCGCCGCCCGCGCAGGTGATCGTGCTGCCGGTGCTGTTCGAGGGTCAGGTGCTCGGCGTGATCGAACTGGCGTCGTTCACGCCGTTCACACAGATCCAGAAGGACTTCCTCAACCAGCTCGCCGAGATGATCGCGACCAGCGTCAACACGATCTCCGTCAACACCAAGACGGAGCAGCTGCTGAAGCAGTCGCAGGAGCTGACCGAGCAACTGCGGGAGCGGTCGGCCGAGTTGGAACAGCGGCAGAAGGCGCTGCAGGCGTCCAACGCCGAACTGGAGGAGAAGGCCGAGCTGCTGGCCCAGCAGAACCGCGACATCGAGGTGAAGAACACCGAGATCGAGGAGGCGCGGCAGGTGCTGGAGGAGCGGGCCGAGCAGCTCGCGGTGTCGATGCGCTACAAGAGCGAGTTCCTGGCGAACATGTCGCACGAGCTGCGGACGCCGCTGAACTCGCTGCTGATCCTCGCCAAGCTGCTCGCCGACAACGCGGACACCAACCTCACGCCGAAGCAGGTCGAGTTCGCCGAGACGATCCACGGGGCGGGATCCGACCTGCTGCAGCTGATCAACGACATCCTCGACCTGTCGAAGGTCGAGGCGGGCAAGATGGACGTGTCGCCGACGCGGATCGCGCTCGTGCAGCTCGTGGACTACGTGGAGGCCACCTTCCGTCCGCTGACCGCGGAGAAGGGGCTCGACCTGTCGGTGCGGGTGTCGCCGGAGCTGCCGGCCACGCTGCACACCGACGAGCAGCGGCTTCTGCAGGTGCTGCGCAACCTGCTGTCCAACGCGGTGAAGTTCACCGACTCCGGGTCGGTGGAGCTGGTCATCCGGCCGGCCGGGGCGGAGGTGCCGGTGGCGATCCGCGAGCAGCTGCTCGAGGCGGGGTCGCTGACCGACGCGGATGCGCCGCTGATCGCGTTCTCGGTGACCGACACCGGCATCGGGATCGCGGCCAGCAAGATGCGGGTGATCTTCGAGGCGTTCAAGCAGGCGGACGGCACCACCAGCCGTAAGTACGGCGGTACCGGCCTCGGGCTGTCGATCTCGCGGGAGATCGCGCAGTTGCTCGGCGGTGAGATCCACGCGCAGAGCGAGACGGGTCGTGGGTCGACGTTCACGCTGTACCTGCCACTGCACCCGAGCGAGCTGCCGCCGCAGGGCTACCAGCAGATCGTGCCCGCTCTGGAGGCCGGTGACCTGGTGGCCTCCGAGAACGGGGCGGTGGAGCCGTCGGAGCTGTCCGAGACGGAGATCCGGATGCCGGCCGAGGTGAAGTCGTACCAGGACGCGCAGAACGGCCCGGCGGCTCTGTTCCGGCGGCGTCGCCGACTGGTGAGCGGTGAGCAGGTCGGCAGGCCTGAGCAGTGGCCGTCCCGCGGACAGCAGACGGGGACGCAGGCGCGCCCGGGCATCCGGTTCGGCGGGGAGAAGGTGCTGATCGTCGACGACGACATCCGCAACGTGTTCGCGCTGACCAGTGTCCTGGAGCAGCACGGTCTGTCGGTGCTGTACGCGGAGAACGGCCGGGAGGGCATCGAGGTCCTGGAGCAGCACGACGACGTGGCGGTCGTCCTGATGGACATCATGATGCCCGAGATGGACGGGTATGCGACGACGAGTGCGATCCGTCGGATGCCCCAGTTCTCCGGTCTGCCGATCATCGCGCTGACCGCGAAGGCGATGAAGGGGGACCGGGAGAAGGCGATCGAGTCGGGCGCCTCCGACTATGTGACCAAGCCCGTCGACCCCGATCACCTGCTGACCGTGATGCAGCAGTGGATGCGGGGCGAGTGA